From the Lolium rigidum isolate FL_2022 chromosome 2, APGP_CSIRO_Lrig_0.1, whole genome shotgun sequence genome, one window contains:
- the LOC124689250 gene encoding BTB/POZ and MATH domain-containing protein 2-like has translation MSSYLSRLVDYLSRSFFPTRSPPSASNKTSSDVVVRTGEKLFKVVGHSLIEDTRRISECFHVGGYDWAVCYYPNGVASSIPDGQFASVFLMLMSDCESKVKASFTFSLLQDPAVSPATGDGEKNKIHATLTHSFISKGAKSGLDKFVSKADLAALEYLKDDCLVIKCNLEVIGDRENAIGSIIVPPSSLNTDLLNLLETGHKADLTINIVGSFRIFKVHGCMLAARSPVFRALLCGSMMESKQSRLSIDDTDADVFELLLYYIYHDCLPESMDEATEEATNMAQHLFVAADRYGVERLKLMCQSKLSQSLDVDTVGFVLDLAERCNCCKLKAHCLSYIERNCNRWPAIEETQGFAQLKVNHPLLAQDILAKARRRSKNKRNRKKTGNKLQKK, from the coding sequence ATGTCGAGCTACCTATCTAGGCTCGTCGATTACCTTTCTCGAAGCTTCTTCCCCACGCGATCGCCGCCCTCGGCGTCAAACAAGACCTCGTCGGACGTGGTCGTGCGCACCGGCGAGAAGCTGTTCAAGGTCGTCGGCCACTCGTTGATCGAAGATACAAGGAGGATCTCGGAGTGCTTCCATGTGGGCGGCTACGACTGGGCTGTCTGCTACTACCCGAACGGCGTTGCCTCCTCTATTCCTGATGGGCAGTTTGCGTCTGTGTTTCTCATGTTGATGAGCGACTGCGAGAGCAAGGTCAAGGCGTCCTTCACGTTCAGCCTGCTGCAGGACCCTGCCGTATCACCGGCGACTGGGGATGGGGAGAAGAACAAAATTCACGCCACTCTCACCCATAGCTTCATATCCAAGGGTGCTAAGTCGGGTCTGGACAAGTTCGTGAGTAAAGCAGATTTGGCAGCGTTAGAATATCTCAAGGATGATTGCCTAGTGATTAAGTGCAACCTCGAGGTCATTGGCGACCGTGAGAATGCTATCGGCAGTATCATTGTGCCACCATCCAGCCTGAACACCGATCTCCTCAACCTTCTGGAGACGGGCCATAAGGCAGACCTGACTATCAATATTGTTGGCAGCTTCAGAATATTTAAGGTGCACGGGTGCATGCTAGCTGCGCGATCTCCGGTCTTCCGTGCGCTGCTGTGTGGCTCCATGatggagagcaaacaaagcagactCAGCATTGACGATACGGATGCCGATGTTTTCGAGCTTCTGTTGTATTACATATACCACGATTGTCTGCCGGAGTCCATGGATGAGGCCACGGAAGAGGCGACAAACATGGCGCAACATTTGTTTGTCGCCGCTGATCGGTACGGCGTGGAGAGGCTTAAACTGATGTGCCAGAGCAAGCTTAGCCAGTCACTAGATGTCGACACCGTGGGTTTCGTTTTGGATCTTGCAGAACGATGCAACTGCTGTAAACTGAAGGCTCACTGTCTCAGCTACATAGAAAGGAATTGCAACAGGTGGCCAGCTATCGAAGAAACACAAGGGTTCGCACAACTAAAGGTCAACCATCCGCTCCTCGCGCAGGACATTCTTGCCAAGGCGCGACGACGTAGCAAGAACAAACGGAATAGGAAGAAGACCGGAAACAAGCTCCAGAAGAAATAA